One Anguilla rostrata isolate EN2019 chromosome 15, ASM1855537v3, whole genome shotgun sequence genomic window, tttacGGTGCAAATGTTACCTGAAAGTTTACTTGATAATTTATCAACATTACATGGGTAACAATGAGGCCCATTAAGCAATGAGCAAAGGTAGGAGCTCTGCTTCAGGATACAAGCGGTCTCAAAACTTAAACTGTCCTGTGCAAATCTTAAAGTGGCTATTCACcaattttgtatgtttgtatcacatttaattttagCCCACATGAAGAAAGAGGCGGAGAGAagagaacaaaaatatgaaGGAAGAATTAAGCCACGTTCTAAGTCCTCTGTAACTTACTTCCTGTGTACCATCATCAAGATGCTTTTCTTCATCCCTGTGTGGACTGAACAGAACCAGGGACAGACTAATGTTCGCTACATATTTCTGAAGTTCAGTGCCTGGCACTTTGCTGGCAGTGACATGCTTTGGGCAGGCTTGGTGATGAGACTTTATGAAGGTCTTCAGGAGAGCTTTGGCATGCTCCTCATCCCTCTGTACCGCTTCACCCAGCACAAGGAGGAGGATGTGAAGAAGGTCATTGAAGATAGTGAAAAAGACTGGAGGTCAAAGAAGATCTGCTGCTTCCCCCTGTGGTTACTGACAATTGTTGTGTTCATTGTTATCCCAGTGATAGTCTTCCTCCTTATTATGTGTGCTTTCCCCAAGAGGAAATATGGAGGTGAGGCTATTAAGTCAGATGAAGGTGAACTGGGGATGTTAAAAAGCGTCACCATTGGCATCCTTGGGGTCCCCGCTTTTGGTGCCGCTCGGTTCATCTTCCAGCTGATCAAGAGCGTCATCATGAACCCGAAATTCAACATCAGGTGGAATATGAACAATGAGAAGGTTAGCAGCAAGTTAGGGTTCATGAATGAGGTGTGGAAGGAGATGCGGGTGATCTCCTGCTTCATCCAGTTCATGGAGGTCTTTGAGAGGCGGAAGATCCGTGTGGTGCTACAGATCACCCACCTGGACCGGTGTACACCCAAACGGATCATGGGGGTGCTCAATGCCATAAACATCCTTCTGTCAGATGAGGAGAGTCCTTTCATTTCCATGATAGCCGTTAATCCGGAAATCCTGGTGCAGCAGATAGATTACGCAGATGGTTGCTTCTGCAAAGAGGACCATGCTCGAGCCTTCTTGAACCGCATTGTGACCTTGCCCTTCACCGTGCCCCAGTTGTGTGATTTCTCAAAGCGCAAGGTCTTTCACAATATTGTCCAGGGCCAATTGAAGAAGATCAAACAAGATTTTTCTGTGGACGAAGTAGTTTTTGGAAATGATAATTCAACAAAAAGTGAACACATGGAGCTGTTCAGCAAAGACCACAAAGCAGAAATGGATGTCACATTTGAGCTGAATAAAAAGGATTTGGAGTGGCTTATTGAGAATGCCTTCGAGTGCATTTACAGTGAGGATGGTAAGCTCCACAATTACATCACGGGGGACACTATATCCATGAGGAGAATTATCAATTCGATCAGGGTGTCAGTCATCATCATGGAGGCGATGGAGATCGAGTTGCCTTCTATGGAGCTTATTGCAGCTTGGGTAGTCCTGGCTGACCAGTGGCCCTGTCGTTTGAGTTGGATTTTGGAGTGTCTAGAGGACGAGCGGCAAAGGGTAGAGCTAGACCCAGAGCCATCCATAGCAGTTGCCTCGGATGAATCAAGGACACTATGGGAAGTCTTCAGTGAATACAGACTGGAGCTCTACATGATCAGAGACCAGATCAACATGCACCTGGAGCACGACGAAGATCCTGAGCTGTTTGAGATGTTTCTCAAGGTTGACTTCAAGCTCACTGTTAAAGATGCTGACCAGTTTGAGCTGGCCACAGTCAACTTGGACCACTCAATCAAGAAGGAGCTATCCAGGATAAGAGGAAGCATAGCACGGAGGGACACAGTTGGGAAGAAAACTCTTATCCCACTCCCAATGAGCTCTGTGATCAACATGACCACAGAGGATGTCTGCAATGAGGTAACATTCTTTTGGCTTTAGAGATGCCTTtattttgattgaattgcataGCTCAATCAAAACTACTAATTTTTCTGAATACAGATTTCATACCCTGCTCAAGTATACAACAGCAGTAAAGAATCTGATACATGGTGGAAAACCAGCTCTCCATACACTGCATATAACGACCTTCACTATTTTATTAAGCAGAATGCATTCTCTTTCTCCTTGGTTTACACCACTGAAAAATTACTGGCTTATTCAACCATTAGTGCATTAACAGGTCATTTCAGGCAAAGGGTATGGATTTAATTGATGCTTATGCCTtttcacctttttctttttaaaaaaatctccagATGGTGAGGCTCAAACTGCCAGAGAAGTACAGCCAGGTCATCCGTGAGAATGAGCTGAATGGACAGGCGCTCATCTACAGCGAGAACGCAGAAATCAAGCGTGTGCTGCAAATGTCCATGGGAGAGTGGACAACCTTCAGCATCCACCTTCTGGGCATCTGTCCACCCCGGCTTCCTTTGCTGCAGTCTGCGTCTCTTGCCTGTCCATCTGCAGTGACCCTGGAAGATTGCTTTCCTTCACTTTGTCACTCTGAGAAGCCCGAGACTGCATGCATATGATTAATTAGAAAAGCAGTTGGTAGTCTCTGTTGTAAACTAGAGAGCTGTGATGGAAGGGTAAGGGCCAAGCGTTGTGAACCTCAATGGATAGAGCAAGCAAGGAGCAAAATTCTCAAAGTGGATGAGATCCACTCATTCAAAACCTGACATAATAGGCTCTCTACCCCAGAAAGACTTTCATTAACCCCTTACATTCCCTCCTTCTGTATCGCCccctttttaacacaagcctgaaaatgacatggtTATGTGCCTGAAAATGTGGTTAttattcttgaacccttttgatgATGGGCATAATCttggagtttgttttccaagagtcagaattactgccaatattactgaaacaagaTTAGAAAAGCTCAAgcacagtggaagtggaagttttttctcacctaaaagatgattttttttcagtggataCAGATACTTGAGGTTGTGCCTGATGGGCTTAAAAACACAGTGCAGACACAGCCACAAtgctggacaaatcctggttccAATTTGATGACAATGCTACCAAAATTGAACATTCTGCAtagtatttttttctgagctaaGTGTAgacaggtttccaaaaaggccatttggagacaTCCAAAAGGACACTTCAAAAGGtctttagaggtgtaaaattcTATACACTGTATACTAAATGCCCTCGGAAGAAGTATGCTTAAAAAAAGTTGGTTTCTTTCTCCCTGCTTgtcaccctcccccttcctctcctcctttgtGAGCATATGAAAACTATATGCAAGGCAAAATATTACCTACTGGAATTAAATGAATTCAAACTTTGTCACATGTAATGGtctacaaatacaaaacattttcattccagataagtttctttttcttttgtcaatTGTTTTGGCACTGGTTTGTGGTTTCCCATTAGTAAGCTTAGTCCTTCAAATATGATGAAGCAtaaatgaatggtaaatggactgtatttatatagcgcttttatccaaagcgctttacaattgatgcctctcattcaccagagcagttaggggttaggtgtcttgttcaGAGACACTTCGACATACCCAGggcagggatcgaaccggcaaccctccgactgccagacaaccgcttttacctcctgagctatgtcccccctatatatgaaatataggCATCAGCTGTCTATTAATACTTCTGTATGATGTTTTGTCTCCTAGTAACATTATTCTCTTTGCTTGAGTCAACTCAAGTCAATTTTGACATCCTAAAccagagacaaaacaaacagatgatTGATAAGCATATATGATTTAACACATTTTGATAGTTATTTACTATAATATTCAAatcttttattaaacattttattataaaaaaggaACTATGTTGTTTGAAAGCATATTCTATTCAAGTCCACTTTGCTAATGCCTGTCATTAATTACAAGCCTGCAGTGCATTATCATGCTCAAAGAATGCAGGCAGTCATCCGCATCAGCCATTACCACAAATATGACAATCTTGTGCCATTATCTTTATATGATAAGCATCAATATTTGCATCATTGTACATCAAGGTACTATCCAACATGTGTACATGAGGTTCTGACATGAATGACTCAAACGTTGGAGACTTGCTGCTTTGCTGCATTGTTTGTAAGGCATCTTTCATATAGCTGTGTGCATCTTTTTGGTTATAAAGACTTTTTCTTTGTATACTTTGCAGTGATTGTGATGCACTAGACGCAGTTGTGCCCGAAAATGTATTCGTTATTCTGTTCTggaataagaaaaagaaagctaCTGTTTACTACCTTACTGTTGTttagtttaataaaaataaatgaataaaaataaaaacaataaaaacagatacaGTGTTTGACATGTTTGCCATATTCAGCAGTATCTACAGATATACATGCACAATAAATATGTGCTGCAAGCCACGAGACAAATAAGTCCTCTGAGATCATTTTGTGGTTGCAAGCCTATATCAAGGCAGGGGCCCAACCaataaataagttaaataaataacctttATTTGCAAATACCATAGCCAACTGAGGGCTGCCTCAGGGAAGCCTCATAAAGCTATAGCAAGGTAATACCTTGCCTATTAcgttaaattacatttcattttgctgCAAGGAAAAAGCACTGATGACACAATTTGGCCATCTCCCTCCGGGCATGTCtggaccattgtgacatcacagtagatTATCTTTGTTCTTCCATTCTGATGGAATTGATCCTGATGGGGAGAGAccacttttgtgtttgtgtaaatgtcAAGCCCACATTTACAGCAAGCCTACTTTTGGTTTGAGGGGCTGATGAGGTGGCTTTGATAGcccaaaaacatatttcacagtcttgtttattttatcgAAGGCTACAATGTTCTGCTTATTCATTTGCTTGCATTGGTAATTAACATAATtgttaaagaaaatgtaagagaaaataataataattccaagTTGGATCATGGCACATTTGTACTACTCACTGACTGGGCTGTTTGTTGTGATTCTGGAAGCTTGCaatgggatttttatttttctgcagaaGACAACATGAtgaaaagacagagaaacagagggagacaCCCTGCATATATCTCTCATCTCACAGCAGGAGTTTCAGCTGGGATTTGCACAACCCCCAGGTATACTAAAGGGACCGTGGGTCAGAGACAAACAGTTTGACACTCATTTCCCACAGTATTCAATCACTCTTTCCATggtttttaaggggggggggggtctccccGTTTTGTGGATGCTAGGGAATTTCTGCTGCTCCGGACAAGGCCGACGGGTGCCATGATGGATCAGCCCGTTTGTGCTGCACCATCAATCAGCCAGGCCACAGCACcagggatggaaaaaaaaagaaaaaacacaacatgatTGCACAGCATGCTGCCGAGTGGAGGACTGCCTCGTTTACATCGCCTATTTATCTgcttccctttttcttgaaaaaacatttttatgcctGGCTGGATCAGAAGCCTAAGCAGGGATATAAATGGTGGACAGTGTCTTTATGATTAGTAATGTGTTGGCAGCCTTGCCTTTCAAATATGCTTGAAAAGGTTAATACACCATAGCGTTGCTCACAATTAGAATGGATTTTTAACCGTACTTTCCATGGAGGGCAGGGATTCGGAAAGGAGGATGGTAATCTAATTAACTGGAAATGTTATGTTTAAACTGAACCTCACACACGAAGCCTCGAGTGCTGCTAACTTAAAACATCATGGACAGAAATATAGACATAGCTAATGTGGATTCTGTCTGCTCACCTTAGAAAAGTCTTGGTTATGTCTTCGTGAAAGGGTACATAACCTTATCTCTCAGGAGAGCCCATTGTGAATATGGGG contains:
- the nkpd1 gene encoding NTPase KAP family P-loop domain-containing protein 1 isoform X1, with the translated sequence MNSELTVHAWSGDAKLLGVGFSISKHPAQSLKKLLRFSGDMDTHHTACKMIHKDRPSDNIYGYALSKTLTKVAPPITVALYSSCHSRVNMLLKCIEAHMKKEAERREQKYEGRIKPRSKSSVTYFLCTIIKMLFFIPVWTEQNQGQTNVRYIFLKFSAWHFAGSDMLWAGLVMRLYEGLQESFGMLLIPLYRFTQHKEEDVKKVIEDSEKDWRSKKICCFPLWLLTIVVFIVIPVIVFLLIMCAFPKRKYGGEAIKSDEGELGMLKSVTIGILGVPAFGAARFIFQLIKSVIMNPKFNIRWNMNNEKVSSKLGFMNEVWKEMRVISCFIQFMEVFERRKIRVVLQITHLDRCTPKRIMGVLNAINILLSDEESPFISMIAVNPEILVQQIDYADGCFCKEDHARAFLNRIVTLPFTVPQLCDFSKRKVFHNIVQGQLKKIKQDFSVDEVVFGNDNSTKSEHMELFSKDHKAEMDVTFELNKKDLEWLIENAFECIYSEDGKLHNYITGDTISMRRIINSIRVSVIIMEAMEIELPSMELIAAWVVLADQWPCRLSWILECLEDERQRVELDPEPSIAVASDESRTLWEVFSEYRLELYMIRDQINMHLEHDEDPELFEMFLKVDFKLTVKDADQFELATVNLDHSIKKELSRIRGSIARRDTVGKKTLIPLPMSSVINMTTEDVCNEMVRLKLPEKYSQVIRENELNGQALIYSENAEIKRVLQMSMGEWTTFSIHLLGICPPRLPLLQSASLACPSAVTLEDCFPSLCHSEKPETACI
- the nkpd1 gene encoding NTPase KAP family P-loop domain-containing protein 1 isoform X2, coding for MDTHHTACKMIHKDRPSDNIYGYALSKTLTKVAPPITVALYSSCHSRVNMLLKCIEAHMKKEAERREQKYEGRIKPRSKSSVTYFLCTIIKMLFFIPVWTEQNQGQTNVRYIFLKFSAWHFAGSDMLWAGLVMRLYEGLQESFGMLLIPLYRFTQHKEEDVKKVIEDSEKDWRSKKICCFPLWLLTIVVFIVIPVIVFLLIMCAFPKRKYGGEAIKSDEGELGMLKSVTIGILGVPAFGAARFIFQLIKSVIMNPKFNIRWNMNNEKVSSKLGFMNEVWKEMRVISCFIQFMEVFERRKIRVVLQITHLDRCTPKRIMGVLNAINILLSDEESPFISMIAVNPEILVQQIDYADGCFCKEDHARAFLNRIVTLPFTVPQLCDFSKRKVFHNIVQGQLKKIKQDFSVDEVVFGNDNSTKSEHMELFSKDHKAEMDVTFELNKKDLEWLIENAFECIYSEDGKLHNYITGDTISMRRIINSIRVSVIIMEAMEIELPSMELIAAWVVLADQWPCRLSWILECLEDERQRVELDPEPSIAVASDESRTLWEVFSEYRLELYMIRDQINMHLEHDEDPELFEMFLKVDFKLTVKDADQFELATVNLDHSIKKELSRIRGSIARRDTVGKKTLIPLPMSSVINMTTEDVCNEMVRLKLPEKYSQVIRENELNGQALIYSENAEIKRVLQMSMGEWTTFSIHLLGICPPRLPLLQSASLACPSAVTLEDCFPSLCHSEKPETACI